The sequence GCCTGAACGCAATAAAGCGCCTGCGGACGATCGATGCCGGGAGCGTACTCCCGGATCAATCGCCCGCAGGCGCTTCTTTTTCCCCGTATGGCGCATGTCCGCCGGGACGTTCGGCCGAACCGCCATTCGGAACCCGGCGCGGCCGGACGGACGATGACTCCCGCGCTTCCCCGGCCGGTTCAATCCGGACGTGTGACCCGTTCCAGCTCGGCCAGAATGGCGAAAGCTTCTTCGTTGGACCGTCCGCATATCTCTTCGGACGCGCCGAAATCTCCGCAGACCGCGGGCCGCTCCGGCTTGCCGAACAGGGAACAACGATGGTCCGCTGTCAGTTGGACGCACCGGACTCCGGCCGGCTTGCCCTCCGGCATGCCCGGAATCGGCGTGGAGATCGAGATGACGATGCAGCAAGCGGCGCAGCCGACCCGGCATTCCATGCCGCCCGCTTACCCCCGCTCCGGACCGAGCTCTTGAAGCAGATAACGGTTGACCGCCTCCGCGAACTCGGCCATCATCCTGTCCAGCGATGCAAACAGCGGATGCGGGCGCTGACGGTCCAGTTTGTAATAATCCTGCACAAGCGGCTTGCGCAAGCGCACAAGCTCGGCCAGCTCCGACCCCAGCTCCGCGGAGAACACGCCTTCGGTCACCAAAATATCGACGATATCCTCATAGCTGCTGGCGTCCCGCATCAAAAAGCCGTCGATCAACAGGCTGCCGACATCGGTGACGGCTTCGATGGCCAAATGCAGCAGCCGCTCCTGCGCCAGCGCGTCGACAAGGCCGATTCCGCCTCCGTTCCGCGCCGCCTTCAGGCGTTCGACTCCCTCCGCGATAACGGGAACGAACGCCAACCGCTCGGATATTTGCTCCCGGTTTACATAATACATCGAACGATGCTACTCCTTCCGTTTCGGCTCCGGCGTTCCGGTCTCTCCGGATGCCGCTTGATCTCCTTGGGCCGCCCGCCTGCGCTTGGCTTTTTTCTTCGCCCAGCGCATCAGGACGAAAAATGCGACGACGATAACGAGAAGCACATACATGGCTTCCCGGACATCCTTCAGATCGGCCTCCGGCTTCGCCTCCTCGGGAGATGCCGCGGCCGCCAGCGCGACGGCGTGCAATCCGGCTTCGTTCATGCGCGCGCACCTGCCCAATGGTTGGTCGGGCCGTGTCCGCCGCCGATTCCGAGTTCTTCGCGGATGGCCGCCGCCACAAACCGTTTGGCCGAAGCGACGGCTTCCGGCAGCGGCTGGCCTTTGGCCAATCCGGCCGTCAACGCTGCGGAGAAGGTGCAGCCGGTTCCGTGCGTATGCCGGGTGACGTAACGCTCGCCCGGCAGTTCGACCAACTCCCGCCCGTCATACAGCACGTCCACGGGCTCGCCGTCCAGATGGCCGCCCTTCACGACCGCGGCTCCCGCGCCCAGCTCGTCGACGAGCCTGCGCGCCGCGCGCCGCTGGTCTTCCCTGCTGCGCACCGCTCTTCCCGTGAGAACCTCGGCTTCCGGCGCGTTGGGCGTCACGACGGCCGCAAGCGGCAGCAGCTTGTCCCGAAGAGCCGACTCGGCCTCCGGCACCAGCAGCCGCGCTCCTCCCTTGGCCACCATGACGGGATCGACGACAAGGCGCTTGATCCCCCGTTGTTCGGCGATTCGCGCCACCAGCTCGATCACCTCCGGTTTGGAGAGCATGCCCGTCTTGACCGCATCCGCGCCGATATCGTCCAATACCGCTTCGATCTGGAGGGCGATCCCTTCGACCGGAATATCGTAAATGCCGTGAACCCCCAATGTATTTTGCGCGGTAACAGCCGTAATCGCGGAGGCGCCGTACACGCCCAGCATCTGAAACGTCTTCAGATCCGCCTGAATGCCCGCCCCGCCTCCGCTGTCCGATCCCGCTATCGTCAGAGCCGTTGCCGTCTTGACCATAACCAACACTCCCCATTGTCGATTCTCTGTCAACAGTTTAGCCCCCCATCTTCGCCAGCGTCAAGTTGACGGGAGGCGAACATCGGGTCTATCATAGCTATATGAAAAAACATGCGCTACATTATATAACGACCGGCAAGATGTCCCTGAAGGATACCTTGTCGGTCGCTTCGTTGCCCGGCGTCTTGGAGGCGGTTCGGGCGTTTCATATCCGGGAGAAAGCCCGCTCCCCGCGCGAGGTGCTGGAGTGGGCGGAGGCGATGGCCGAAGCGGTCGGAACGGACCGCCTCTGGATCAACGACCGGGCCGACATCGCCGCCGCGGTCGGAGCGGGCGGGCTCCACTTGCCGGCCGCTGGGCTGCCGCCGCATGCGGCCCGCGCCGTATTGCCCCGGGGCTGCCGGATTGGCCGCTCCGTACATAGCGTGCAGGAAGCCGCGCAAGCCCAGGCCGAGGGCGCCGATTATCTGCTGTTCGGGCATGTGTACCCGACCGGCTCCAAACCGGGGCTGCCCGCCAGAGGTTTGGACCTGCTGGCCGAGATCGTGTCGTTCTCGGACTTGCCCGTGCTGGCGATCGGCGGCATCACGCCCGAACGGACCCCGGAGGTGCTGGCGACCGGCTGCGCGGGCATCGCCGTCATGTCGACCGGCTTCGAATCGCCCGACCCGGAACGGACGGCGCTCGCCTACCGCTCCGCCCTTGACGAATGCGACCGCGAACCGAAGCGGGTTTTCCCGCCGATCGCGCCGCCGCAAGGCAGTTAGAGGAGGAATGATCCCATGACAACGTATGACGCAGCGATCGCCGGCGGAGGCATTATCGGACTCTCCGTCGCGTACGAATTGGCGAAAACAGGGCGCAAGGTCGCAGTCGTCGATCGAGGACCTCTGCACGGCGAAGCCGTATCGGCGGCCGCCGGCATGCTGGGAGCGGAGGCGGAATCGCATCACGGCGGCGCTTTTTTTGAAATGTGCAAGTGGAGCCGCGGCTTGTACCGGTCCTGGGCCGAGGAACTGAAGGACCGGTCCGGCGTATCCATCGAATACGTGCCGGAAGGCATTATCCGGGCGGCGCTTGACGAAGCGGACGAAGCCGAGCTTCTCGCCCGCGCGGCCTGGAACTCGGAAGCGGAGTGGCTGTCGCCGGAGGAGATCGTCCGGATGGAACCGGAGGTTGCGTCCGGCGAGCTGCGCGGCGGCTATTATTTTCGCCATGACCATCAGGTTCATCCGCTCCGTCTCGCGACGGCGCTCCGGAGGGCCTGCGCGGCGCTGGACGTCGCGTTCCACGAAGACCGGCCCGTAACGTCGCTGCTGAAAGAAGGAAACCGCGTGACCGGATTGCAGACGTCGGCGGGACCGATCTTCGCGCAGCAGACCATTGTCGCCGCCGGATCTTGGAGCTCGTCGCTGCTGTCGCCGCACGGCATCGATCTGCCCGTCTTTCCGGTCAAAGGGCAATGCTACTCCGTCGCGCCGGAGAAGCCGCTCACCCGGCGGACGCTGTTCGTCCAAGGCTGCTACCTTGTGCCGAAGATGGACGGCACGATCTGGGTCGGAGCCACGCAGGAGGAAGCCGGCTACGACAAGACGCCCACCGTCGGAGCGATGGCCGCCCTGCACGCCAAGGCGGTCCGGCTGCTTCCCGCGATGGAGCGCGCCCGGTTCGTCCGCACCTGGGCGGGCTTGCGCCCCGGGACGCCCGACGGCCTGCCATGGATCGGCTTCGTCCCCGGAGTGGACGGCCTCCTGGTGGCTACCGGACATTACCGCAACGGCATCCTGCTGGCTCCGGCGACGGGCCGGTTGGTGAAAGAACTGGCGTCCGGGGAACCGTGCTCGTTCCCGATCGACCACTGCTCGCCCGCGAGGAGCGCGGACGGGCGCGGCGAAATCATCCGTTCATAAAAACAGCGGCCGCGACAAGCGGCCGCCATGACTATGGGGTAAAGCCGGTCTTCGTATCAAGGAGACCGGTTTATCTTTTTCCGATGCCGCACAGTCTCCGCTGCAGATCGACGATAACGTGATCCAACTCCTGACTGACGGCCACCACGCTCGGGTGCACCAGCGTTCCGGTCTCCCAGACCAGCCGCGACAAGCGATCCTGAAGCGCATCCCGCTGCTTCTCAAGCCTTTCGTCCTCTCCCATACTCGTCCTAACTCCTATCCGCCTTCACTTAACCAAAAGTGATTATAAGGGATCCCGATAGACAAATCCTAGAGAGACTTTTTAACTAATTTATCGCGGAATGCGCCAGTCGGCGCTAGTTTCCGACAATCTCCGACAAATCCCAAGGAGCTTTTGCGACAGCGCCGGGGCTTATGGCGTAACGCTCCAGCCGCGAGGGTAATCCTCGCCGAGTGATACCGGCAGGCGCCCCTCGGGACGCCGGCGTCCCGCCAGCACATCGGCGACCGCCCGCATCATCAGCGGCCGATTCTCGTAGCAGGCGAGATAAGCCGACACTTCCGGAAGTGCCAGCAGATCGTACGGATTGCGCGCGGCGACCGCCGTTACGCTCTTGCCCGGCAGCTCCGCCAGCTTCGCCGCCAGCTCCCGCTGCGCCGCAACGAGATGGGCGTTGTACGTCACCATGACGATTTGTTCGGCTTGGGCGGCGGCAGCCATGGCGTTTTCCATCTCCTGCCGCATCGGTTCCACGCCTATCCGCAGCTCGGTTACGTCCGGAAGCAGATCGGACAACGCGCGTCCCAGCGTCAGCTCCTGCGGGATGATCTCATCGATTTCCGTGGCGGCGCGCACTTCCGGCCAGATGACCAGCGTCTTCCGCTTTCCGCTCAGCGGCAGCGCGCCGCCTTTGTCGTGCACGAGCGTCACACTGCGCGCGCAGATGCCCGAAGCCGTCGCGAGGGTGTCGCCCGTCAGCAGCCGGCGGCGGAGTTCGGCCTCGCTTTTCGCCGTGCCTTCGCCGATACGGCGGGCCGCCTTGAGCCGCAGGATGCGGTCCACGGACGCGTTGATCCGCGCCTCGTCCAGCCGGCCGCTCCGCACCGCCTCGTAGACGGCTTCGAGCGCGGCCTTCTGCCGGTCGTGCCGGTGGCTGACCAGCACCAGATCGACTCCCGCAGCGAGCGCCGCTACCGCCCCCTCCGCCACGCCCAGCGTATCCGAGATCGCGTTCATCTCCAGACAGTCGGTGATGATGACGCCGTCGTAGCCGAGCGTGCGGCGGAGCAGCCCGTCGATCACCCGAGGCGAGACCGTGGCCGGGATGCCGTCTGGCTCGTACGCCGGGAAGACGACGTGGGCGGTCATGATGGCGTCGACGCCGCCCGCGATCGCGGTGCGGAACGGCAGCAGCTCAACCTGCTCCAGACGTTCGCGGGCGTGCGGCACGACGGGAACCTCGTGGTGCGAATCGGTCGCCGTATCCCCGTGGCCCGGAAAGTGCTTGGCGGCCGCCGCCACGCCGGCGTCGCGGTAGCCGCGAATCTGCCGCATGCCCAGATTGGCCACCGCTTCCGGCGATTCGCCGAACGAACGGACGCCGATGACGGGATTGTCCGCGTTATTGTTCACGTCGAGGCAAGGGGCGAAGTTGAAGTTGATCCCCATCGCGCGCAGCTCCCTGCCGGAACCGAGCGCCGCGCGGTAAGCGGCGTCGGGATCTCCGCACGCGCCGATCGCCATGCTGCCCGGCATGACGGTGACGCCGGCGTCGATACGCGCCACCATGCCGCCTTCCTGATCGATCGCGATCCACAGCGGAGGTTGTCCCGCCGACCGGGCCTCCGCCTGGAGCGCTTCCGTCAGCCTCCGTACCTGCTCCGGATCGGAGACGTTGCGGCGGAAGCAGATGACGCCGCCCAGCCCGTAATCCGAGATCAGCTCCCGGATGCCGTCGTCCGGCGCAAGACCGGGGAAGCCGCACACGAACAGTTGACCGATCTTCTCCCTCAGGGACATGTCCTTGGCCTTCCGGTGCCATACGTTTTCCGTTTTCGTCATGGACGATCCTCCTTAGTGAGGTGCCGCTCCCGGTATTCGGACGGGATCGTGCCCGTCAACCGCTGGAACACCTTGGTAAAATATCGCCGGTCGGCGTACCCGACCGCCTTGCCGATCTCCGTCACCGAATACGGCGTCTGCACGAGCAGCGTCTTCGCCTTCTCGATCCGGCTGCGCGTGACGTGCTCGACAAACGTCTCGCCGTACGTTTGTTTGAACAGCAGGCTGAAGTAGCTGTTGCTGATGCCCAGATGATCGGCGACGTCTTCCAACCCGAAGTCTCTGCCGAGATTGCGGCGGATGAATTCGCCGGCCTCCTTCATAAGCTGCTCCCGGCTTTTTTTCCTCGGAGGCCACTCCGCGCCCGCCGCCTCCGCTCCGGCGGCATCGGCCCGCGCGGACTGCCCGTCGAAGGCGAGACGCCGCTCCTCCAGGCGCTCCCGTATGTCCGACGCCAGCTCGCGAATGGTCGTCTCCAGCCCTTCGTAATCGATCGGCTTCAGGATATAGTCGCTGACGCCGAGACGGATCATCGTCCGGGCGTATTCGTAGTCCTGATACCCCGTAATCATCAGGACGCGCACGTCGGGCTGCGCCTTCTTGAGCGCTTCGACAAACCGCAAGCCGTCCATATTCGGCATGCGGATATCGCTGAGCACCAGATGCGGACCGTGCTCAGTCGCCAGCGCCAAAGCCTGCTCGCCGGTTCGGGCGAGCCCGACCACTTCGATATCCAGCCGCTCCCATCGAATAACGGCGTTCAGGTTCTGCAAGATGTGCAGCTCGTCGTCCGCGATCAACGCTTTAAGCCTCATGGTTCATCCCTCCGGCGAAGCGGCATGCATCCTCTAATCGTTGTGCCGTATCCTTCCGCACTGCAAATGGTGATTCCGTAACGGCTGCCGTACATGATCCGAATCCGGTCCGCGACGCTGCGCACGCCAAGCCGCAGATGTTCCCGGCCGACGGGCGTCGGGGACGTCTTGTCGTCCGGCTCCGATCCGAAGCGGGCGAGCCTGTCCGCCTGAATGCCGCGGCCGTTGTCCGCAACGTAGAAGACGAGATCGCCTCGTTCCTCGCGGATCTTGATCGTGATGCGGCCGGTGCGGTCAAGCCCTTCGAAACCGTGCTGCAGGCAGTTTTCCACAAGGGGCTGAAGCGTCAGCTTCGGCATGATCCGGTCGCCGAGCTCGTCGGGTACGACGATCTCGTAGACGAAGCTGTCCACGAACCGGAACATCTGGATGTCGAGATAGCTTCGCAGATGCTCGATCTCCTGGCTGACCGTAATCTCCTCGTCCGGATGAATGCTGATGCGAAGCAGCTTGCCCAGCTTCTGCACCATCTGGCTGACCTGCCGGCCCTGGTTTTGAATCGCCAGCGTGTTGATCGACTCCAGCGTGTTAAACAGAAAATGCGGCTTGATCTGGGCCTGCATCAGCATCAGCTCCGCCCGGTTCTTCCGGTCCTGCTCCCGCTTCACTTCCTCCAGCAGGTCCTCGACCCGCCCGATCAGACTGTTGAAGCCTTTGGCCAGCACGGTCAGCTCGTCGTTGCCCGCGACCCGCAGCCGGGTCGACAGATCGCCGCGTTCCACGCGCTTCATCGACGCGACGACCCGCAGGATCGCCCGGACCGTGCGGCCGACAAACACATTGTTGAACAGCAGCGCCGACGCCAAACCGAACAAGAGGATCGCTCCCACCGCTTCGAGCAGCAGGTTGACTTCCCCCGTCACATACTGCAGCGGGGCGATCGAGACGATACGCCAGCCGAACACGCCCATGTCCTCCAATCCCAACGGCGAAGACATCACCATGCTGGGCGTGCCGAGGAAATCGGTTTTGCCGCTGACAAGACCGTCCGATTCCAGCACGAATTCCGGCAGTTCGCCCCCGATGCGTTTCCCTTCCAGCTCGCGCCGGTTGTCGTACAGGACGATGCCCGATTGGCCGACGATGAGATACCGGTAGACGCCCTGGTCGCCGCTCGCGTACGGGCGGAAGATCCGGTCCAGTTCGCTGAACTGGAACCGCAGCGACAGCAATCCGCGGTTGTCCATCGTATAGAAATCCTTCACGACGCGGATCTGGTCGAAATACCGGAGCGAGCCGGTCAGCTCGGGATATTCCTCGGGCCCGATCCACAGCGGCACGCCGTTCAACTGCTTGATCCGGTTATAGACGGGATGCTGGATCAACTGCTCGTACGGAATGGCCGGGATCGAGTCGCGTCCCGCGCGAATGATCAGGTTGTCCTTGCCGTACAGCGCCACCGCCTTGATCGGGTTAAACGTAAGCAGCGTCTTCCGCAGCGTGTTCTCGTAAAACGGCCACTCCGAGATTTCCGCCGCCGAACCGTCCAGCACGCGGTACAGCGATTGGATTTCGGGCTTCACCAGCCAGACGTCGGAGTAATAATTGGCTTCCTTGAACATATAGCCGATATTGCGGCTCATCGCTTCGATCGTCGTCGCCGACTGCTCGTTGAACTTTTTCTCGATGATCTGCTGGCCGAGCATGTAGGAACCGATCCCCAAGCCGATTAGCGGAACGATCACGAACAACGTGAAAGCGAACAGCAGCTTTTTCCTCAGGCTCATACGTCCGCTCCTCCTCCAGCCGCAGCCTTCTCTGCGCTTACCGGACCGACGTCCGGTTGGCCGATTCCTGTGCCCGCTGAACGGCCTGAACGACTTCCTCGGCCGTGGACTTGCCGGCGAGCAGCTCCTGCATGCCGAATTCCAGCGCTTCGCGGGTTTTGGGCTGGATGATCGAGTCAAACGCCGGAAACGTGCCTTTCGCTTCGCGGGTGACCCGGAACACTTCGGAGATGATCGGGTTGACGCCGCTGATGTCGGTCAGCTTCATCGCGGGCAGCAGGCTGTCTTCGGTCAACTGCCGCTTCTGCATCTGCTCGTTGTACATCGCTTGGATAAACGCTTTAACCGCCGCAAGCTTGTTGCCGGACAGCTTGGAGCTGAAGCCGTAGCCGTTGGAATAGCTGGTGTTGATCAAGCCGTCGCCCGGACCGCCCATCGAAGGAAAATTGATAAAGCCGACATCCTGGGCCACCTTCGAGATCTGCGGATCGACCATCTGCGAGACGACCCAGGAGCCGTCGAACATCATCGCGGCCTTGCCGTCGCTGAACGTCGTCTGCTGCTCCGCGTAGGAGAGGTTTTGGTTTCCGGCCTGGAAGTAGCCCTCCCGGACAAGCAGCTCATATTTTTTAAACGCCTCCAGCACGTCCTCGTCCGTCCATTTTTTCCGGCCCGTCACGAATCCCTCGACCGAATCCGCTCCGGCCGTGCGCACCCACATCGTGTTCAGCATCATGTTGATGACCCACGCATCCTTGGAGGCGAAGGCGAAAGGCGTCACCCCGTTCGCTTTGAACGTCTCCGCCGCGGCCAACAGCTCCTCCCAGGTGGTCGGCGGCCGGACGCCGTACCGGGCGAATATTTTTTTATTGTAGAAAATGCCTTCGGCGTACCCGGCCATCGGCAGCCCGTATACGTTGCCGTCGACGACGAACTCGTCCAGGTTGTAAAACTTGTCCTTCAGCCCCAATTCTTCGATGATCGGAGTCAGATCGAGCAGCCGTCCCGCCTTCACGTAATCCCTCGTGTCGGTTCCGCCGAACAGGTCGAAAATATGCGGCGGATTGCCCGCCACCATCTCGGCGCGCAGCTTGTCGAAGCGGTTCACCGCCTCCTCCACCCCGTCGAGCTCGAATGCCGCGCCCGGCACTTCGGCTTCCGCCGCCCGGACGACGTCGCGGAGCAGCTCCAGCCGTTTGCGGTTCCAGTCGCGGATCTGGGTATGGCGCA comes from Paenibacillus thermoaerophilus and encodes:
- a CDS encoding YkgJ family cysteine cluster protein, giving the protein MECRVGCAACCIVISISTPIPGMPEGKPAGVRCVQLTADHRCSLFGKPERPAVCGDFGASEEICGRSNEEAFAILAELERVTRPD
- a CDS encoding DUF86 domain-containing protein: MYYVNREQISERLAFVPVIAEGVERLKAARNGGGIGLVDALAQERLLHLAIEAVTDVGSLLIDGFLMRDASSYEDIVDILVTEGVFSAELGSELAELVRLRKPLVQDYYKLDRQRPHPLFASLDRMMAEFAEAVNRYLLQELGPERG
- the thiD gene encoding bifunctional hydroxymethylpyrimidine kinase/phosphomethylpyrimidine kinase, with the translated sequence MVKTATALTIAGSDSGGGAGIQADLKTFQMLGVYGASAITAVTAQNTLGVHGIYDIPVEGIALQIEAVLDDIGADAVKTGMLSKPEVIELVARIAEQRGIKRLVVDPVMVAKGGARLLVPEAESALRDKLLPLAAVVTPNAPEAEVLTGRAVRSREDQRRAARRLVDELGAGAAVVKGGHLDGEPVDVLYDGRELVELPGERYVTRHTHGTGCTFSAALTAGLAKGQPLPEAVASAKRFVAAAIREELGIGGGHGPTNHWAGARA
- a CDS encoding thiamine phosphate synthase — encoded protein: MSLKDTLSVASLPGVLEAVRAFHIREKARSPREVLEWAEAMAEAVGTDRLWINDRADIAAAVGAGGLHLPAAGLPPHAARAVLPRGCRIGRSVHSVQEAAQAQAEGADYLLFGHVYPTGSKPGLPARGLDLLAEIVSFSDLPVLAIGGITPERTPEVLATGCAGIAVMSTGFESPDPERTALAYRSALDECDREPKRVFPPIAPPQGS
- the thiO gene encoding glycine oxidase ThiO, whose protein sequence is MTTYDAAIAGGGIIGLSVAYELAKTGRKVAVVDRGPLHGEAVSAAAGMLGAEAESHHGGAFFEMCKWSRGLYRSWAEELKDRSGVSIEYVPEGIIRAALDEADEAELLARAAWNSEAEWLSPEEIVRMEPEVASGELRGGYYFRHDHQVHPLRLATALRRACAALDVAFHEDRPVTSLLKEGNRVTGLQTSAGPIFAQQTIVAAGSWSSSLLSPHGIDLPVFPVKGQCYSVAPEKPLTRRTLFVQGCYLVPKMDGTIWVGATQEEAGYDKTPTVGAMAALHAKAVRLLPAMERARFVRTWAGLRPGTPDGLPWIGFVPGVDGLLVATGHYRNGILLAPATGRLVKELASGEPCSFPIDHCSPARSADGRGEIIRS
- a CDS encoding aspartyl-phosphate phosphatase Spo0E family protein, whose translation is MGEDERLEKQRDALQDRLSRLVWETGTLVHPSVVAVSQELDHVIVDLQRRLCGIGKR
- the nagZ gene encoding beta-N-acetylhexosaminidase: MTKTENVWHRKAKDMSLREKIGQLFVCGFPGLAPDDGIRELISDYGLGGVICFRRNVSDPEQVRRLTEALQAEARSAGQPPLWIAIDQEGGMVARIDAGVTVMPGSMAIGACGDPDAAYRAALGSGRELRAMGINFNFAPCLDVNNNADNPVIGVRSFGESPEAVANLGMRQIRGYRDAGVAAAAKHFPGHGDTATDSHHEVPVVPHARERLEQVELLPFRTAIAGGVDAIMTAHVVFPAYEPDGIPATVSPRVIDGLLRRTLGYDGVIITDCLEMNAISDTLGVAEGAVAALAAGVDLVLVSHRHDRQKAALEAVYEAVRSGRLDEARINASVDRILRLKAARRIGEGTAKSEAELRRRLLTGDTLATASGICARSVTLVHDKGGALPLSGKRKTLVIWPEVRAATEIDEIIPQELTLGRALSDLLPDVTELRIGVEPMRQEMENAMAAAAQAEQIVMVTYNAHLVAAQRELAAKLAELPGKSVTAVAARNPYDLLALPEVSAYLACYENRPLMMRAVADVLAGRRRPEGRLPVSLGEDYPRGWSVTP
- a CDS encoding response regulator transcription factor — protein: MRLKALIADDELHILQNLNAVIRWERLDIEVVGLARTGEQALALATEHGPHLVLSDIRMPNMDGLRFVEALKKAQPDVRVLMITGYQDYEYARTMIRLGVSDYILKPIDYEGLETTIRELASDIRERLEERRLAFDGQSARADAAGAEAAGAEWPPRKKSREQLMKEAGEFIRRNLGRDFGLEDVADHLGISNSYFSLLFKQTYGETFVEHVTRSRIEKAKTLLVQTPYSVTEIGKAVGYADRRYFTKVFQRLTGTIPSEYRERHLTKEDRP
- a CDS encoding cache domain-containing sensor histidine kinase, whose amino-acid sequence is MSLRKKLLFAFTLFVIVPLIGLGIGSYMLGQQIIEKKFNEQSATTIEAMSRNIGYMFKEANYYSDVWLVKPEIQSLYRVLDGSAAEISEWPFYENTLRKTLLTFNPIKAVALYGKDNLIIRAGRDSIPAIPYEQLIQHPVYNRIKQLNGVPLWIGPEEYPELTGSLRYFDQIRVVKDFYTMDNRGLLSLRFQFSELDRIFRPYASGDQGVYRYLIVGQSGIVLYDNRRELEGKRIGGELPEFVLESDGLVSGKTDFLGTPSMVMSSPLGLEDMGVFGWRIVSIAPLQYVTGEVNLLLEAVGAILLFGLASALLFNNVFVGRTVRAILRVVASMKRVERGDLSTRLRVAGNDELTVLAKGFNSLIGRVEDLLEEVKREQDRKNRAELMLMQAQIKPHFLFNTLESINTLAIQNQGRQVSQMVQKLGKLLRISIHPDEEITVSQEIEHLRSYLDIQMFRFVDSFVYEIVVPDELGDRIMPKLTLQPLVENCLQHGFEGLDRTGRITIKIREERGDLVFYVADNGRGIQADRLARFGSEPDDKTSPTPVGREHLRLGVRSVADRIRIMYGSRYGITICSAEGYGTTIRGCMPLRRRDEP
- a CDS encoding extracellular solute-binding protein, which gives rise to MNKLAGIVLSGAVLAAGGTLAGCSGYGENGNGFNLAKGGGNAANKVENFTVTLRHTQIRDWNRKRLELLRDVVRAAEAEVPGAAFELDGVEEAVNRFDKLRAEMVAGNPPHIFDLFGGTDTRDYVKAGRLLDLTPIIEELGLKDKFYNLDEFVVDGNVYGLPMAGYAEGIFYNKKIFARYGVRPPTTWEELLAAAETFKANGVTPFAFASKDAWVINMMLNTMWVRTAGADSVEGFVTGRKKWTDEDVLEAFKKYELLVREGYFQAGNQNLSYAEQQTTFSDGKAAMMFDGSWVVSQMVDPQISKVAQDVGFINFPSMGGPGDGLINTSYSNGYGFSSKLSGNKLAAVKAFIQAMYNEQMQKRQLTEDSLLPAMKLTDISGVNPIISEVFRVTREAKGTFPAFDSIIQPKTREALEFGMQELLAGKSTAEEVVQAVQRAQESANRTSVR